A window of Hyperolius riggenbachi isolate aHypRig1 chromosome 1, aHypRig1.pri, whole genome shotgun sequence contains these coding sequences:
- the LOC137532606 gene encoding proteinase-activated receptor 1-like — MLSVVVLVSLPLYVLNIRMFLRMKPEKGVVVYLLSLSIIDALYTAFLLLTITYRFSENNWIFGEVSCRVVTVIFYFRFGCSAIHLTCITWTCRGAALPPIAVYPPVNRMRKAFSTCYLIWFFSLLTTLPVVFSHQTQEILELGIMTCHDVQPSDESNLLFVYFYANVVSVWFIIPFGAICWSCIELVRHFTAARTKIVGRKRRTLVLAFIMLCVFALCYGPTNIIIIYHFVGHLMWRNPSLNFAYILCASTSSLTCCLSPLISYYASRQYRKCVRKLARRIIKRAQTLTSWTSRSTPEVEQGDQPEDVTAM; from the coding sequence ATGCTGTCTGTTGTGGTCCTGGTATCTCTTCCTCTTTATGTCCTGAACATCCGGATGTTCCTGAGGATGAAGCCTGAGAAGGGGGTGGTGGTCTACTTGCTGAGCCTGTCCATTATAGATGCCCTGTATACGGCCTTCCTTCTATTAACCATCACCTATCGGTTCTCTGAGAATAACTGGATCTTCGGAGAGGTCTCCTGTCGTGTTGTGACCGTCATATTTTACTTCAGGTTTGGTTGCTCGGCGATACATCTAACGTGTATCACTTGGACCTGCAGGGGTGCTGCATTGCCCCCCATAGCAGTGTACCCTCCCGTCAATAGAATGAGGAAAGCCTTTTCCACCTGTTACCTAATCTGGTTCTTCTCACTGCTCACCACTTTGCCTGTTGTTTTCTCACATCAAACCCAAGAAATCCTGGAGCTGGGTATTATGACTTGTCACGACGTACAGCCCTCCGATGAGAGCAATTTACTGTTTGTCTACTTTTACGCCAATGTGGTGTCAGTTTGGTTCATCATTCCTTTTGGCGCCATATGTTGGTCTTGCATTGAACTCGTCCGGCATTTCACAGCAGCAAGAACTAAGATTGTCGGTAGGAAACGGCGCACTCTCGTCCTGGCCTTCATTATGCTGTGTGTATTTGCCCTGTGCTATGGCCCTACCAACATCATCATTATTTATCACTTTGTGGGGCACCTTATGTGGCGAAACCCCTCTCTGAACTTTGCCTACATCCTCTGTGCCAGCACCAGCAGCCTCACGTGTTGTCTCAGTCCGCTCATCTCTTACTACGCATCCCGCCAATATCGGAAATGCGTGCGTAAACTTGCCCGGCGCATAATAAAACGTGCACAAACATTAACAAGCTGGACTTCAAGATCCACTCCAGAGGTGGAACAAGGCGACCAGCCAGAGGATGTCACAGCCATGTAG